A genomic window from Hyla sarda isolate aHylSar1 chromosome 10, aHylSar1.hap1, whole genome shotgun sequence includes:
- the LOC130293809 gene encoding uncharacterized protein LOC130293809: protein MDFSLPQECSSQEDPPQECSPPESPALESLLQKIPQQACPPLACPPLACPPRPVKVVYGTRNTFWHAESLPTFHEICLHSSQCPKKHWLYTMFHGTTYAAAVEIIKHGFKQSADGMLGRGVYVSRDIHKAMKYPLNNDPRKVVLKLRVNVGKVKKIDYPNHPLQKTWNAHGYNTAWVPPHTMNPSGQEEDCVFNPQRIKVIDIVHGNPDDVKKLKRLLHHH, encoded by the coding sequence ATGGACTTTAGTCTACCACAGGAATGTTCATCACAGGAAGATCCTCCACAGGAATGTTCTCCGCCAGAAAGCCCTGCACTGGAAAGTCTTCTACAGAAAATTCCTCAACAGGCATGTCCTCCACTAGCATGTCCTCCACTAGCATGCCCTCCTCGCCCTGTTAAAGTGGTATATGGCACAAGAAATACATTTTGGCATGCAGAATCTTTACCAACATTTCACGAGATCTGTCTGCACAGCAGTCAATGTCCCAAAAAACATTGGCTCTACACTATGTTTCATGGTACCACCTATGCAGCAGCCGTGGAGATCATCAAGCATGGATTTAAACAATCCGCAGATGGCATGTTAGGCAGAGGAGTCTATGTGAGCAGAGATATACATAAGGCTATGAAGTACCCATTAAACAATGAtcccagaaaggttgtgttaaAGCTGAGGGTAAATGttggcaaagtaaaaaaaatagattATCCGAACCACCCATTACAGAAGACATGGAATGCTCATGGCTATAACACTGCCTGGGTTCCACCACACACCATGAACCCTAGTGGACAGGAGGAAGATTGTGTCTTTAATCCTCAAAGAATTAAAGTGATAGACATTGTCCATGGAAATCCTGATGATGTTAAAAAACTGAAGCGTTTACTCCACCATCACTGA